A window of Massilia sp. NR 4-1 genomic DNA:
CACCGTGCATCACTGCGACGCGGCGGTGGACGGCGATCCGCCCATCGGCAAACCGATCGCCAACAAGCGCATTTATCTGCTGGATGAGCAGGGCGAACCGGTGCCGCTGGGCGTGGCGGGTGAAATCCATATCGCCGGCGCCGGTATTGCACGCGGCTACCTGAACCGGCCCGAGTTGAGCCAGGAGCGCTTCCTGCCCGATCCCTTTGCCGGGCCGCAGGCAACCGACGCCCGCATGTACCGCAGCGGCGACCTGGGACGGCGCCGCGCCGACGGCAGCATCGAGTTCGCCGGCCGGCGCGATACGCAGGTCAAGGTGCGCGGCTTCCGCATCGAGCTGGGCGAGATCGAGGCGGCGCTGCTGACAGCGCCGGGACTGCGCCAGGCCGCTGTGGAGGCGCGCGCGGAGCAGACCGGCCAGCGCCGCCTGGTCGCCTACTTCAGCGCCGAACCGGATGCCGAGTGCACGCCGGAAGCGTTGCGCGCCCATCTGGCCGCCAGCCTGCCGGAGTATATGGTGCCGGCCGCCTATGTGCGGCTGGATGCCCTGCCGCTGACGGCGAACGGAAAGCTGGACCGGCGTGCCTTGCCTGCGCCCGAGGATGCGGCCTTCGGTGTACGTATCTATGAAGCGCCGCAAGGCCCGGTCGAGACGGCGATGGCCGGCGTGTGGAGCGAATTGCTGCAGGTGGAGCGGGTGGGCCGCCGCGACAACTTCTTTGAATTGGGCGGCCACTCGCTGCTGGCGGTGCAGATGATCTCGCGCCTGCAGCAGCGCCTTGGCCTGGAACTGGCCTTGTCCGACCTGTTTGCCCAGCCCCAGCTGGCTGGTTTCGCCAGCCTGGCGCGCCAGACGCCGGCGGACGCGCGCCAGGCCATCGTGGCGGCGGCGCGGCCATCGCGCCTACCGGCTTCCTTTGCCCAGCAGCGGCTCTGGTTCATCGCCCAGTTGGGCGAGGCAGCCAGCGCCGCCTATCACATCACCGGGGGCATGCGCCTGCATGGACCACTGGATGAAGCAGCACTGCAGGCCGCGTTGGACCGTATCGTGCAGCGCCACGAGGTGCTGCGTACCCGCCTCGTACTGGAGGATGGCGAAACGGTGCAGCTCATCGATGCCGAGGCGTGCTTTGCCCTGAGCCGCCACGATCTCGCCGAGGCTGGACAGGAGCAGGCGCTGGCCGAATGGCGCCAGGTGGAGGCGGCCACGCCGCTCGATCTGGAGCGCGGTCCGCTGATCCGCGCCCGGCTGCTGCGCTGTGCGGCCCAGGAGCACGTGCTGCTGCTGACGCTGCACCATGTGGTGTCGGACGGCTGGTCCATGGGCGTGCTGGCACGCGAATTCAGTGCCTTGTACCAGGCTTACGCCGTGGATGGCGTGGCCGCGCACAGCGATCCTCTTGAGCCATTGCCCGTGCAGTACGCCGACTATGCGCTGTGGCAGCGCGGCTGGCTGTCCGGCGCGGTGGGCCAGCAGCAGCTCGACTACTGGAAGCGGCAGCTGGCCGGCGCGCCCGCGCTGATCGGGCTTGCCACCGACCATCCGCGCCCGGCGCAGCAGGACTATGTTGGACAGAGCCTGTCCTTCGAGTTGGATGCGACGCTGACGACCTCTTTGAAAGCGCTGGCGCGCAAGCACGGTGTGACCTTGTACATGACAGTGCTGGCCGGCTGGGCGGCGCTGGCGGCGCGCCTGGCGGGCCAGGACGAGGTGGTGATCGGGTCGCCGCTGGCGAATCGCGGGCGCGCCGAACTGGAACCGCTGATCGGCCTGTTCGTCAACACCGTGGCGCTGCGCCTGGACCTGGAAGGCGCTCCGACCGCCGGCCAGTTGCTGGCGCAGGTGAAGCAGCGCGTGCTGGAAGCGCAGAACAACCAGGATGTGCCTTTCGAGCAGGTGGTGGAAGCGCTCAATCCAGAGCGCACCATGGGCTATAGCGCCGTCTTCCAGCTGATGCTGGCCTGGCAGAATATGCCGCAACCGGCGCTGCGTCTGGGCGATCTGGCGCTGGAGGAACTGCCAGAACGGGAAGACCGCAGCACGCCGTTCGATCTCTCGCTGACCCTGGCGGAAACCGCGGACCGCATCGTCGGTACCATGGAATATGCTGCTGCCCTGTATGAACGGACGACCGTGGAGCGCCATCTGGAGCAGCTGCGCCGGGTGCTGGCGGGCATGGCGCGCGATGACGGCCAGGCTGTGGACCGTATCGCGCTGCTGGATGATGCCGGCGTGGCCGCATTGCACGCGGCGTGGCGGCATAATCGCGCCGCCTATCCGGACCAGGTCTGCGCGCACCAGCTGTTCGAGCTGCAGGCGGCGCGTACGCCCCACGCGACGGCGCTGGAGCACGAAGGCCGCCGCCTCAGCTACGGCATGCTGAACGAACGCGCCAACAAGCTGGCGCACCATCTGCGCGCTCTGGGCTTGCAGCCCGACCAGCGGGTGGCGATCCGCATCGGCCGCAGCATCGAAATGGTCGCCGCCCTGCTGGCGGTGCTGAAGGCGGGCGGCGCTTACGTGCCGCTGGACCCGGCGTATCCGCAGGAACGCGCGGCGTACATGCTGGAGGACAGTGCGCCGCTGGCACTGTTGACGCTTTCCAGCCTGCGCGGCGGGCTGCAAACGCCGCCTTCCATGCCGGTGCTGGAAATCGACCGGCCGCTGGCGGGCTGGCAGGATCTGCCGGCGCAGAATCCCGAACCGGCAGCAATCGGCCTGCACAACCGCCATCTGGCCTATGTGATCTACACATCCGGCTCGACCGGCAGGCCGAAGGGCGTACTGATCGAGCACCGTGGCCTGTGCAACCAGATCGCGGCCCTGCAATCCTTGTATGGACTGAACGCGGCGGACCGTGTGCTGCAGTTCGCGGCGCCGGGCTTCGACATGTCGGTCGAGGAAATCTTTGGCGCCCTGCTGAGCGGCGCCACACTGGTGCTGGCGACGCCGGAATGGATCAGCGACGCGCAGCGCTGGAGCGAGCTGGCCGCCGCCCATGCTCTGACGGTGGCCAATTTGCCGACCCTGTTCTGGCAGCAATTGGCGCAGGCGCCGCAAGCGGTACTGCCGCCGGCGCTGCGCCAGATCAGTATCGGCGGCGAAGGCGTCGGCGCGGCCGCGCTGGCGTCCTGGTGGCAGCGTCCAGGCCACCGTCCGGCCCTGTTCAATGCCTATGGCCCGACCGAAGCCACGGTGAACGCCAGTATTCTGCTGTGCGCTCCGGATAGCCATCCGCGCTCCATCGGCCGCCCGCTGCCGAATACGCCGATCTATTTGCTGGACCGCTATGGCCAGCCGGTGCCGCCCGGCGTGGCCGGCGAGCTGCATATCGGCGGACCGGGCGTGGCGCGCGCCTACCTGAACCAGCCGCAGCTCAGCGGCGAGCGCTTCCTGCCCGACCCCTTCGCGGACGAGACGGACGCGCGCATATACCGCAGCGGCGATCTGGCGCGCTGGCTGCCTGACGGTACGCTGGAATACCTGGGCCGCAACGACCATCAGGTCAAGCTGCGCGGCTTCCGCATCGAATTGGGCGAAATCGAAGCCCAACTGGCTCGCTTGCCTGGCGTCGGCCAGGCCGTGGTGCTGGCGCGTGAAGACCGGCCGGGCGACAGGCGCCTGGTCGCCTACCTGGTGGCGGCGCCGCACGCGTCTGCGCTGGATACGGCCGCGCTGCGCCAGGCTCTGGCGCGCACGCTGCCGGAATACATGCTGCCTTCGGCCTTCGTGCTGCTGGACGCCTTGCCGCAAACGCCGAACGGAAAGCTGGACCGCCATGCCTTGCCGGTGCCGGACAGCGAGGCCTGGCCGGCGCGCGCTTACAGCGCGCCGCAGGGCGAACTGGAACAGACGCTGGCGCGGATCTGGGCCGGGCTGCTGCGGGTGGAGCAGGTGGGGCGCGACGACAACTTCTTCGAGCTGGGCGGCCACTCCCTGCTGGGCCTACAACTGATGGAGGCGCTGCGCCGCCATCAACTGCCGCTCGATATCCGTACCCTGTTCCTGCATCCCACGCTGAGCGCATTGGCTGGGGCGCTGCAGGATCCCGCCAGCGCGGGCCCGCGTGCGCTGGCGGTGCCGCCCAACGGCATCCCGGACGGCGCCACTGCCATTACGCCGGACATGCTGCCACTGGTGCGGCTCGATGCGCGGCAGATTGCCGCCATCGCCGCCACAGTGCCGGGCGGCGCCGCCAATATCCAGGATATCTATCCGCTGGCGCCGCTGCAGGAAGGCATCCTCTTCCACCACCTGCTGCAACCGGAAGGCGATCCTTACCTGTCCTCGGTCATGCTGGCCTTTGACGAGCGCGCGCGCCTGGACAGCTTCGTGCATGCCCTGCGCCGTGTCGCCCTGCGCCACGATGTGCTGCGCAGCGCGATACTGTGGGAGGGCTTGCCGGAGCCGGTGCAGGTGGTCTGGCGCGACGCTCCCTTCCCGCTGCAGGAACTGGAACTGCCGCCCGGCGACACGGCCGCCGCACTGCGCGCCCACACCGATCCGGCACGCTACCGGCTGGACCTGGGCCAGGCGCCGCTGCTGCGTGGCTTTACTGCCTTCGATGCCGCCAGCGGCCGTTGGCTGCTGCTATTGCTGGAGCATCACCTGATCACCGACCACGCCACGCTTGACCTGCTGTTCGAGGAAATGGCGCTGGTGCAGGCGGGCCGGGAGCAGGAACTGGCGCCGGCCGTGCCTTACCGCGATTTCGTGGCCCAGGCAAGGTTGGGCGCGAACGTCGCCGCGCACGAAGCCTTCTTCCGCGACATGCTGGGCGATGTGGACGAAGCCACCGCTCCATTTGGCCTGGCCGATGTGCGCGGCGACGGCAGCTCGGTGCAGGTGGCCGAGCGCCTGCTGCCGGCGCAGCTGTCGCAGCGCATCCGCAGCCAGGCGCGGGTCCATGGCGTCAGCGCCGCCGCATTGTTCCACTGGGCCTGGGCCCAGGTGCTGGCGCAGGCCACCGGCCGCGGCGACGTCGTCTTCGGCACGGTTTTGCTGGGCCGCATGCAGGCCGGCGAGAATGCCGGACGCACGATGGGCCTGTTCATCAACACGCTGCCGCTGCGCGTTCGGCTGGACCAGGGCAGCGTGCAGGACGGCGTGCGCGCCACCCATCAGCTGCTGGCGCAGCTGATGCAGCATGAGCATGCCCCGCTGGCCCTGGCCCAGCGCTGCAGCGGCTTGCCCTCTTCGGTGTCCTTGTTCTCGGCCCTGCTGAATTACCGTCACAGCGCGCCGCCGGTCGACGCCAGCGTGGCGCGCGTTTGGGAAGACGGCATCGAAGTCCTGGCGGCGCAGGAACGCAGCAATTATCCATTCAATCTGTCGGTGGACGACCGTGGGCAGGACTTCGCCTTGAGCGCCCAGATTGCCGAGGCAGCCGGCGCCGAGCGCATTTGCGGCTATATGCAGCGGGCGCTGGAGCACTTGGTGCAGGCCCTGGAACAGACGCCGCAGCAGCCGGCCTGGCAAGGGGCCATCCTCGATGCGGCCGAACAGCGGCAGTTGCTGGAGCTGGGCCGCGGCGCGCAGCGGGAGTACCCGCAGCAGCTGTGCATTCATCAGCTGTTCGAGCAGCAGGCGCAGCGGCGTCCATGGCGCACGGCGCTGGAGCAGGATGGCCACCGCCTGGCGTATGGCGATTTGAACGCGCAGGCCAACCGTCTGGCGCGGCATCTGCTGGCGCACGGCCTGCGGCCGGACGGCCGGGTGGCCATCTGCATGGAGCGCAGCCTGGATATGGTGGTCGCGATCCTGGCCGTGCTGAAGGCAGGCGGGGCTTATGTGCCGCTCGATCCGGCCTATCCGCAGGAAAGGCTGGACTATATGCTACGCGACAGCGCGCCCGTGGCCTTGCTGACCCAGGCGATGCTGTACGTCGGCCTGGAAACGCCAGCCAGCCTGCCCGTGCTGGAACTCGATGGCGAGGCGCGGCCATGGGAAAGCGAGGCGGCCACCGACCTGACGCCAGCGGAACTGGGTCTGGATAGCGGCAAGCTGGCCTATGTCATCTATACCTCCGGCTCCACCGGGCGGCCGAAGGGTGTGATGGTGGAACATCGGGGCCTGTTGAACCTTGCTGCCGAACAGGCGGCCGTGCTGCAGGTCGACGATAGCAGCCACGTGCTGCAATGTGCCTCGCTGAGCTTTGATGCCAGCCTGTTTGAGATGCTGATGGCCCTGTGCCAGGGCGCTTGCCTGCATTTGCCGGCGCCGGGCGCGCTGATGGCCGGGTCCACGCTGGGCGACGCCTTGGCGCGGCTGGCGATCAGCCACCTGACGGTGACGCCGGCCGTGCTGCACGGCCTAGATCCGGCCGCCGCCCCGAGCACGCTGCGCACCCTGGTGGTGGCGGGTGAGGCGTGCAGCGCCGAATTGGTGGCGCGCTGGGCACCGGGGCGCCGCTTCGTCAATGCCTATGGCCCGACGGAGGCGACCATCTGGAGCAGCTATCAGGTCTGCGCGGCGGACGGGGGCGCAGCGGCGCACGGGCAGCCGCCCATTGGCAAACCGATCGCCAACGCGGCGCTGTATCTGCTGGACAGCCACGGCCAGCTGCTGCCGCAGGGCGTCACCGGTGAAATCCACATTGGCGGCGCCGGCGTGGCGCGCGGCTATCTGAACCAGCCGCAGCTCACGCGCGAACGCTTTATCGACGATCCCTTCGCCGCCGTCCCTGGCGCGCGCATGTACCGCTCCGGCGACCTTGGACGCTGGCTGCCGGACGGGCGGCTGGAATACCTGGGCCGCAGCGACCACCAGCTCAAGCTGCGTGGCTTCCGCATCGAACCGGGCGAGATCGAGGCCCGCCTCAGCATGCAGCCGGGCGTGCGCGGCGCCGTGGTGCTGGCGCGCCAGGACCGGTCCGGCGACAAGCGGCTGGTCGCGTATGTGCTTTGCCACGAGAAGGCCGATGCCGCCAGCGCCGCGGCATTGCGCGAAGCACTGGCGCAAAGCCTGCCGGATTATATGGTGCCGGCTGCCATCGTCCCGCTGGACGCCTGGCCGCTGACGCCGAACGGCAAGCTGGATCGGCGCGCCTTGCCCGCGCCGGAAGCGGCGGCCTATGCCCAGCGCAGCTATGCCGCGCCGCAGGATGGCGTCGAAGCGCTGCTGGCGCGTCTCTGGACGCAGCTTCTGGCGCAGGAACAGGTCGGCCGCGACGACGATTTCTTCGCCCTGGGCGGCCATTCGCTGCTGGCGATCCAGTTGGCCGAAGGCTTGCGCCGCGAAGGCTGGCAGATCGAACTGCGCGCCATCTTCGACGCGCCCATCCTGAAGGACTTGGCCCTGCTGGCAAGACGGACGGATGGCGCGGCGCAGTCGCCGCACCTGGTTCCGCTGCGCCTGGGCGGTGCGCGCCGCCCGCTGTTCTTCCTGCACGAACCGACCGGCGAAGTACTCTCGTACGAGCGCCTGTCGCGCTGCTTCGGCGACGACATCCCGATCTACGGCATCCAGGCCGGCGGGGTGGAGGTGGAGCGCACGCCGCGCCTCGAAGAGCTGGCGCGGCGCTATGTGGCCGTGCTGCGCACAGTGCAGCCGCACGGGCCCTACCGCCTGGCCGGCTGGTCCGGCGGCGGCCTGCTGGCCTACGAAATGGCGGCCCAGTTGCTGGGCGAAGATGAGGCGGTGGAATTCCTGGGCCTGATCGACAGCGGCCGTCCCGGCTACAAACCGGCCGAGGAAATGCCGGATGCGCAGCAGATGCGCTGGGTCTTCCTTGAGGTGTATGCGGCCTATCTCGACACTTCGGTCGATATGCTGGCGGTGCGCGCCTTGCAGCAGCAGGGCGATATCGCGGCGGCGCTGGCGCATTGCCAGCGCGCCGGCTGGCTGCCGGCCGGCTTCACGCTGGAAGAGCTGAGCTGGCGCGCCGAACGCTTTGCCCAGCTGGTGCGCAGCTGCGCGGCCTACCAGCCGCAGTCCCTGCCGATCCACGTCCATCTGTTCGCGGCGGACGCGCCGGGCGCCGACGCCAGCAGCGGCTGGGATGAACTGCTGGGCCGCAATCTGCGCCTGGTGCCGGTGGGCGGCAGCCATAAGACCATCATGGAAGCGCCGCATATGCAGACCCTGGCCGATCGCATGCGCCATGCCTTGACCGAGGCGGAGGCGGGCGGCGCGGCGCTGGAAGCCGTGGCCGACAAGGCGGGCATCATGCTGCAGGGCGGCACCGGCATTGGCGCGCCGCTGTTCTGCATACCGGGTGCAGGCGCCAACGTCACCTGCTTCCTGCCCCTGCTGCATGCGCTGGGCGCGGAGCAGGCGGTGCTCGGCTTGCAGGCGCGCGGCCATGACGGCCGCACGGTGCCGCATGCCAGCGTGGAGGCGGCGGCAAGGGCCTATCTGCCGGAGCTGCGCGCCGCCGCGCCGCGCGGCCCGTATCGCCTGCTGGGCCATTCCTTCGGCGGCTGGATCGCGCTGGAGCTGGCGCGCCTGTTGAGCGAGGCGGGCCAGACGGTGGCGCCGGTGGTGCTGGTCGATTGCGAGCCGCCCGGTGCGGTGCGCTATTCGGACCGGCTGGCGGCCCTGAACCTGCTGATCGACCTGCTGGAAATGGACCGCGGCCAGCCCCTGAACCTGGACCGCCGGCAGATCGCACTGCTGGAGGCGGATGCGCAGCTGGAGACGCTGCTGGCCAGCCTGTGCGCGGCCGGCGTCTTCCCGCCGCGCACGCCGCCGGCCAAGCTGCAAGGCCTGCTGCGGGTGTTCAGCGCCAATCTGAATACCAGCTATGCGCCTGCCAGTCCGTATGCAGGACCGCTTGTGCTGCTGAACGCCGATGCCGCCGTCACCCAGGCGGGCACGCGGCGGCCGGTGGCGACGGCGCAGCAAAAGCTGGAGCGCTGGCGCCAGTATGCGCCGGCGGCCACGATGCGCGAACTACAAGGCAGCAACCATATGAATATCCTGAAAGCGCCGCATGCCGCCGTCATCGCCGCGGCGCTGAAACAGGCCTGGGGCCAGCAGGATAGCCAGTTCTTCCAAACCTCTATCAAATGAAAAGTGAGACAGCCATGAAAACACTTAAAGCCATTGCGCCCAACGTTCGCAGCATCCCACTGGTCAATTCCTGGTTTGCCCACCCCTATCTGGTGTCGCCGTTGACTTTCGGCCTGTACACCAAGCATGCCCACCTGCCCATGCTCGATTCCTTCGTCGAGGATCCGGCCCAGCATCTGGAGTCGGCCCGCGTTCCCGAACTGCTGGGCGGCCCCTTCATCAACTATGACGGCGATCCGGCCGATATGGCGCGCTTCCGCGACAGCACGCGCGAACGCTGCGCCCAGCACCTGCGCAGCGCCGACGCCATCGCCGGCATGTACCAGATGCTGATGACCCAGGCCAAAGGCGCCGGCGTGCCGGGCTTGTACGCCCAGATCGACCAGCAGATCCGCCACGGCATCGACCTGTCCTACGATCTGTGCAAGCAGCCGGTGGCGCGCTTCATCGAACCGGTGTTCTATGACAGTCCGCTGTACGACACCTCGCTGCAAACCTGTGTGCTGGAGAAAGCCAGCTATGAACCGCGCACCTTTGTTTTGAGCACGCCGCAGATCCGCCACAAGGGCGATACGGTGGAATTGCGCCTGCCGTTCGGCGACCCGCTGTGGAACGAGCTGTATAGCGGCACGGAGGATGCGGGCGGCCTGCTGGAAAGGCTGCGCGGCCATCTGGCCGATCCGCGCCGCGAACTGCCGCTGCTGGAAGGCATGCTGGCTGAGCGCGCCGCCCAGGCCGGACGCAATGCCATTCCGGCCGATTCGGTACGTATCCGCTACCTGGGCCACGCCTGCGTGCTGATGGAAAGCGCCGGCGTCAGCATCCTGATCGACCCCTTGATCAGCTATCCAGGCGAATCGGCCATCGACCACTACACTTTCGACGATCTGCCGCCGCGCCTGGACTATGTGCTGATCACCCACCCCCATCAGGACCATATCGTGTTCGAAACCTTGCTGCGCCTGCGCAGCAAGGTCGATTGCGTGGTGGTGGGCCGTGCCGGCGGCGGCAATCTGCAGGACATCTCGCTCAAGCTCATGCTGCACAAGACGGGCTTCGAACGGGTGGTCGAACTGGGCGAATACGAGACCCTGGAATTCGCGGGCGGCCGCATCGTCGGCGCGCCGTTTTACGGTGAGCATGCCGATCTGGATATCCGCACCAAGCTGGCTTTCGGCGTGCAGATGCATAGCGCCAACTGCCTGTTCTTCGCCGACTCCAATCCGCCCGCGCCCGAATTCTACGAGCCGCTGCGCAAGTTGATGCCGCGCGTCGACTGCCTCTTCCTCGGCATGGAATGCGTGGGCGCGCCGGCCACCTGGCTGTATGGACCGATGCTGCAGAAAATGCTGACGCGCGGCGAAGACCAGTCGCGCCGCCTGGATGGCTGCGACTCGGCCAAGGCCCTGAACATGCACCGCTTCTTCAATCCCGAGCGCCTGTTCGTCTACGCCATGGGCGCGGAGCCATGGTTGACCCATATCACCAGCATCATGTATTCCGAGGAATCGACCCAGTTCAAGGAGGCGCGCATCGTCGAGAAGCAGCTGCGCAGCGAGGGCCGCCAGGCCGACGTCCTGTTCGGCAAGATGGAGCTGATTCTGTGAGCGGCTCCGGCTCATCGTTGCGCCAGCTGTGGCAGCTGGTACGCCTGGCCCGGCCTTCGCGCGCCGCGCTGGGCGCGGCGGCGCTGGCCGCCACGCTGTCGGCTGCCGCCACGCTGTATTTCCCCTTACTGGCCAAACGCATGGTCGATGAACTGGGCGGCGGCCGGCTGGAGCCGGCCAGCGTGGCGGCCATGGCGGCGGTGCTGGTGGTGGC
This region includes:
- a CDS encoding MBL fold metallo-hydrolase; its protein translation is MKTLKAIAPNVRSIPLVNSWFAHPYLVSPLTFGLYTKHAHLPMLDSFVEDPAQHLESARVPELLGGPFINYDGDPADMARFRDSTRERCAQHLRSADAIAGMYQMLMTQAKGAGVPGLYAQIDQQIRHGIDLSYDLCKQPVARFIEPVFYDSPLYDTSLQTCVLEKASYEPRTFVLSTPQIRHKGDTVELRLPFGDPLWNELYSGTEDAGGLLERLRGHLADPRRELPLLEGMLAERAAQAGRNAIPADSVRIRYLGHACVLMESAGVSILIDPLISYPGESAIDHYTFDDLPPRLDYVLITHPHQDHIVFETLLRLRSKVDCVVVGRAGGGNLQDISLKLMLHKTGFERVVELGEYETLEFAGGRIVGAPFYGEHADLDIRTKLAFGVQMHSANCLFFADSNPPAPEFYEPLRKLMPRVDCLFLGMECVGAPATWLYGPMLQKMLTRGEDQSRRLDGCDSAKALNMHRFFNPERLFVYAMGAEPWLTHITSIMYSEESTQFKEARIVEKQLRSEGRQADVLFGKMELIL